TGTTGATTAAACTTTAAAGAATTAAAGAATGTACTAACTCCAAGGTTGTTACAAAGTAAGAAACATAGTATGTTGTTACCTTGTAGCGGGTAGCCTAGGGCCCTGATTGATGATTATAAATGTGATCAGTGTATCCCTTTAGGGCATCTCTGCAATACCGTGCAGAATACAAGGTAGGCTGTATCCTGACACCCTAATTTTAAAAAGGGAACACACCAGCTAGGCCCTCCAGACACCATAGAGAATATTCATTTATGTGATCTGCTCCCTTCCTTGCCCCATGGGAACTTCAGCTAAAATAACTGTTGTTTGTTCACCTCGCTacctctttattttttgttttcctaagtGTTTCCTGATTCCATTTAGATTCTTGGTATATTTGACACCTCAAGATAGCAAGATCTAGCACACACCTAAAGTAGCAGCCTCACAGAGGCCTGGTTTTCTATAGAAAAAatgctgattttaaaaaataattacctaAATAATTATATAGAACTAGTCATCTGAGTTTCATGAATAATTCTGGTaaaggtatttttctttttcctcttaaactctgagttttctcttctttgctttaatttaaaataaaggaaTAACCAGACTTTTGCCCCTTCTCATTCTTTCCCTTGAacttgttattctttttttaaggatATGTATTTCCTATCACATTCAGTATCGAAGCAAGTCTGCAAGTCTCCAACCAAACATGCTCTGAACtagtttttcttgtttctttcatGTATAAAATTGTATACTTCCTTCTATTTCTGAAGCCTTTCATCCATTCAGTTTCTCTTCCATATCTTGGCCCAAACGCCTTCCCTATTTGCCCCCTCTACATCTATTTGTATTAACGTAGTGGGAAAGTAGGGGTATCAAGTAAATGGACATATAGCTCTTGGCACTGGTTTTTGACCTTAAGactcagaaaatttttaaaacccTTACTGTTCCTTCTAAATACCCCACATTGACTACTTTCTGCTTGGAATTATCAACCATGTACATTATCTAAATGATTTCATAAAGAAACGACTAAAAACAATTTATCAGTGCTTGAGTTTCTGCCTGCTAACTtctatttagttttctttatactaTCTTCTGCATTTGAGAATACAAatatggaaaatatggctttcaaGAAAATCCCCactatttactgtttttttttcccagctttaCCAGAGCCAAAAGGACTTGCTTCCCAATGTGATATACTTGTTTTTCTGTGAGATCGTAGAGAAGACCATCCATGGTCATCACATcctaaagagacaggaaaaaaaacacacacacacacacatatcaaagtgactttaacagaaattttcaaaaaacaaatgaataaagacAGAGATACTCTgaaacacaaatttaaaaacaagaaCGTAAAAACAGGTGTCTAAGGTTCAGAGAGACCATGTCAGATATGGAAAGCACAATGATTCATTGAACTGGAAAAACTATAAAGAATGTGGACAAATAGCAGAATAAGGGAAGAATAGAAGAGTAGGTAAGAAAGACAAGTATATATAAGACTAACCACTTGATAAAGCAGTAATTTtttcttgtgtatgtgtgtgtgtttgtgtgtctgacagagagagagatcagCACATTAACTCAACATgtctttattgaatgcctatgcCAGTACCTTAGAAGCTGGAGTACGAGAGTGAGCAAAATAAACATGGCTGCTGCCTTCTGGAACTTACAGTGTGGCAGACAcgtgtgaatcagaatcaaataattatacataaatatatggtGTCATGAAGGGGCATATAAGAGTAATAAGATAGCATATGATGATGGGGGAGGAGAGCTTATTTGGTTAGGAAAAACGGAGAAAGCTTTTGATGAGTTCTGAAGGGTAAGTAGGCACTAACTATGCaaagaagaaaaggcagagaAGTTTGGTGTAAAGGGAAGAGCTCATGAAGATGATCTGAAAGGTCATTTTCAGATTTTATCTGaaagataaaatgaaagaagCTAGTGTGTCTGGCACATGGAACAGTTACAGATGAATAACCTCTTGAAAAGGTTTAAAATGCCTAGAGACTTGCATGCTCTCCTATTTACATCACTGGAGGGAAAATATTAACAGGGCCCCTTTTTCATGCATATTCAGTAGAACAATGATCACAAGTTGAGGAGGCTTAATTAATATTAAACTGGCCAGTAAGCAATTGAGAAGCTAACTAGGAAAACAGGTAGCACTTCAGAAAGAGGAATGTATAGAGAACTAGGGAAATTATAAGGAAAAGGACTTGCATTTGAGTCTGAAAATTTCTGTacgttttaatttttataaatatgacTTTGAAGTAGAAAAACTTACATGCTGAATCAGCCCTGGTATACTAGGGATTATGTTACAGAGAGGAAGACATACTAACAATAACtacaacaatgaaattacagtcaTTATTAGCAACAGTTACACTGTTGTGTTACAGTAGCTACAATTTTATGAGCTCTTATTATATACTAATCACTACTATGTTTTTACATACAtaatttctcttatttttaataacttcttatttctatttttacaCAGATTCAGAAAACTTAAGCTCAGAGAGGTGTCCAGCCAAAGTCACCCAGTTAGTAGAGGGAGTCAAAAGTCCATGCTGCAAACCTGGGCTGCTCAATACAGTAGCCATTAGCAACAAATGGCTATTTAAACTTAGatcatttaaaattaaatgaaatttaaaatccaGCTTCTCAGCCAAGCTAGCCATATTTCATGTggtcaatagccacatgtggctagtggctaccatattggatagagcagatatagaacatttctattATCCCAAAAGTTATATTGGACACTGCTGCTCACATTCTTTCTGTTAATGCTAATAAAGTCTCTAAATTTTATCATTTGCCAGGCTAATGGACATGTTAACAGCTAATCAGCCAAGTCAAGCATTTCCCTCCTAACACCGCTGCTCTACCGCTCACCCGGCGACAGGTCCAGAGAAAGCTGAGCAGGTCCCCCTGGGCCACATATTCCAACACCATGTAGAGCGGCAGCCTTTCCGTGCAGCAGCCTTCCAGCTGTACCAGGTTCTTGTGCTTCCCCAGGTACTGATAGAATTTGATTCGCCCTAAGAAATCCTGTATCTCCTGGAGTCTAGCTGGTTCTGTGGAGGAAAGGAGAGCCAGGGGCGGTGAGCAGTTAGAGCACtaccaataaatgagagacatgGAGCAAGAAGCAACCTAAGATGGGAATTCTCAAGGCTCCACAAGGGAATAGTGTAGACAAAAGAGTTAATAGAAAGGGCACCAGTTAGAAGAAGGTGATATCTCAAGTGTCACTGATCCTTTGTCAAAGGTACCATAGAATCATACATCTTAGAACTGGATAGACTTTATCTGCCTAAGTAGAGAAGTGTTATGTTGACATTAAAATAATATCACTGTCTAGGCCTTTTGATTAGTATCCTTGTTTATCCTTatccttgttctttttttatgtatccACTATTACTGATGCATATCATGAGAATCAGCAAGAATTAAATACAGTATCAGGGAAATGTATTAAacagtgaagaaaaataaataacctcAGAATCCTAGTCCAAGTAATATCCAATATGGAGAACTCAGTTCTAAAGACAAATATCACCTAttttatgccaggcactgttctagtggAATGGATTCCTACTGAGAGTGACCAAATAGGACATCGAGTAggtcctactcatagtgaccctataggacagagtagaactgccccacagggtttccaaggagtatctaaggaatatgaactgccaacctttcggttagcagcgaaaGTCTTAAGTACACTTCTAGGCATTAAGACTAGGCAAAGTCCATATTTTCACAAAGATTACTTTCTAGTAGTAGGGGAGAGGAAGCAGACAATAATACATCAGATGATGAAtattatggagaaaaataatatgCAAGGATGAGCTAAGGGAAGAGAGCCCAAGAAGGACATTTCTGTCTCAagtttctctattcccttcttCTGTATGTAATTGTGATTATAACTATCTGTTGATTAACATCTTAATATTTACAAAGCCTGTTAGCATTAACCGATAGAGGCTCAGAGTTGAAAAGTAAAAAGGGGAAGGGAAGTCTAGCTCTTGTCATTTTACCTCTTAGAGCCTTGATTACAACACTCTTGGATTTCGCAGGGTCCCCAGTGTGCATCTTGGCTCGATAGATGGCTCCATAACTACCATTGTGGATCTGCTCCAGAACTTCAGAGAGATGCTCCCGGGGCACCTGCAACTTAGCCAAGGCAGGTGTGGTGGCTCGTAGAAGGCTTTCCACTGAGGTCTCAAGTTGCCCAAACACATTTCCTCCAAATCCTGCTGCTTCACAGCTGGGGTCCCTAGTTGAAGGCATGGGGCTAATGCCTAGAACAAAGAGATGATACCAACCAGTTTCTCTCTGTCCTTAGAACTTTAGAAAAGCAGAGTCTGGAACAACCTGGCAAGGACGTTCCTTCAGCAATTTCCTCTCTGGCCAATATGGGAATATCTTTCCATGTCTCTCTATGTACCAGCATCAATACCAACCTTGTAAAAACTCCATTACTTCAGGGCAACACAAGATGGACCCCTGGAAATTGGTAATGACAttatctttctgttttcttcaggaTTACCATTTCATATTCCCCATGAGTATAGTATGGAGACATTTAAGAAAGTTCCTGAATAGATACACAAACCATAGATACCTAAAGATGGTATAACTGCCAGTAAGTACTATCATTTAAGTCAGCCAAATGGCTTCCAAAGGTGGAGGAGAGTCATGAATAGCTAGTCAAGTCTAAACTATGGTTGTTCTTGCTTCTTTACGTTGTCCCAAAAGCCAAACTCTTCTATATTTCCCAGGCCATGGTCAACAATGTCTTTTGGTACTTTCTCCCTTTTGGGCCAGAATGGATTTTTCTTCAGTACGGAAAGAGAGGTTCATTCTTATTATTAAatccacattcattcattcacttgttcaGCAAATATCACCTAACACATGCCAAGCACTGCTCTAGTAGGGGGAATAGGCAAAATCCAGACTCTCATGAAGATTACTTTCTAGTAGTAGGAGAGAGGAAGCAGATCATAATATATTAGGCAACGAGTGTTatggaggaaaataaaacaggatcagGGGAATAAATAGTGTCAATGATGCTATTTTATATTTGAAGGTCATGGTAGGCCACTCTGATAAGCTGACATTCATCCTGGTATCCGGAAGAGCATTGTGCACAAAGGGAACAAGAAGTACAAAGGCACTGAGAAAGGAGTGATATACTTGGTATATttgaggaagaacaaggaaaccaTTGCAGGAAACTGTGCTCCTGTCCAGCCCCAACCTTGGAGCTTTACCGTGGAGTCCAGAAGTCTGTTGTTGGGATCTTTGTTCTCTGATAAAAAGCCACAGGATGACCCCGAGAAGGATGAGGAAGGCCCCAACCAGGAGGGTGGGGACGATGATAACCTCATACTGCTTCTGCTGGACAACTAGGTAAACAAGAAGAGAAGAGCATGAAGAAGCCTGACCTGATGTTCACATAACTGACCCTACTCCTCTTCCCCTCTACTTCCATTCAATGGAACCATTATTGGGAGCAACTTTATATTGTCCCTGTTTCTTAGCCCATTACGTGTGCCCTCTGTAATTTGCCCTACTGAGATAGAAGATGTAGCATCTGAAACTCAGATGGTCACTTGCTCCCCTCTTCAAAGACAATGGCCTCTAGATCCCATTCCTCTATTACTACTAAATTTCTACAAGAAAATCAAATAATCCTCCTTCTAGAATCTATCAAGACAGTAGTCTAGTCTCTATAATCTTAAGATCATAGGATAGACATTTGTAGTATCTGTACTTACCACACAGCTTGTCACTGAGACTGCATTCCAGTAGCCTCCGTGCCATCCTTCTCTCATCTCCCGTTGCCACAGGGCTGCCTACTGCTGTGCTAGACCCGCAGAGAATACACAGGGCACAGCTGTGAGTAATTCCCAAGGGTTGAGTGATTCTGGAAAAATTAAAGTGGAACACACGGCATTTTTTGAATACCTCTAGTCTTGTCATTAAGTACATGGCTACCTGGAACTCTGCACCATTCATTCATCTCTATCCACCTACCTGATATTTAGGCTGGGAGAATTTTTTTCCTGGCATTTATTCTTATTATACAAAAAGTAGAGACCTTACGTGGTCTTATCCTTTCATTCTATTGTTAGAAAAGTTATTGTAAAGCCAGTATCTACTCCACCCCATGTACAGAGGACACCTGCTCCCACACTAAAGTACATATTTTTCAACTGCCTGAGCAATCGAAGTCGTGTGTGAATGGTAAGATTGTTACATGTCCTATCTCATGCCATTCTTGACTGTTATTTTTTACTGAGAAGTAGCTCATTCCAGCATCAAAAATAAGATAATGTTAAGTATGAGAAAATTGTATTTTTGAGGTATAAAATTAACCTGGCATGATTAACTCCTTACCATTACTTACCCTATAACTTCACACCATTTCTTCACAGATTAGGCATGCAGAAATATGCAATGGGCTTTATTGAAACCTACAGGTGTTTTTTGAATGACATTGTTAGCAACCATTAATCTGCTCAGCacctttgtaatttttatttaactCTAAATAAAGTTGTCTTTTTTGTACACTGCTTTTTTCAATGCATTTCTTAATATGCATTACAATGGTCCCACAGTTTATATGTGCAAGCTCTACCTTCACTATAATCATTTAGCATGTTTACTTTTTGTTAGCTGTGCACGACTTATTTGCTaaacaaaacattttaattttatttgtctaAAAAGTTAATTCAGACAATGAATAAATAGTTGGGAGATTTCAAGACAGATGAGTTATGCATTTGCTTTCTTGCTGTGAAGCATCTCCCCTCTGCACCCTCACAACCAGTGAACAGGCAGCATTTAACAATACAAACTAATTCTGTAGTTCTTAGAATTTGAGGACCTTCCCCTGCGAACCAGATAAAGACACGGACATGTTCTTACTGGAATACAGATTAAAGGGAGTGTTAGTACCAAACTATCCTCTCTTTGTCTCTTCTAAGTAAAGAGGAAACATATGGCTCcaaagtaaaaacataaaatggtGTAATGTAAAAGCCATTTATCCCCCCATGTCCTTCTCTATCTATGTAGCTCCCAATTTTCCTCCATTGGACTATAATTACTAGTTTCTTATGTATCTGGCCAGGGATTCTTTATGTATACAACATTTAAGTCTATATACATAATTGGCAAAATATGTGAAATCTCACCTATAGAAACTTGGTTCTTTCTTTCTAAAGAAAACTGGTGGTTATTTCTCTTCCATATATGTGCAAACTCAACATTTTACCCTTGCTTGACAAAACTCTCCCCTGGTCCTATGATCAGCAAAGTTTACTTCTTTAATTCTGATTGATCTGAAACAAAATATGGTAATTTtctcgaacagatatatgcacacccatgttcactgcagcactgttgacaatagcaataagatagaaacaacctaggtgcccaccaacgaatgaatagataaacaaattacggtgtattcacacaatggaatactactcaatgataaagaacaatgacgaatccaggaaacatctcataagatggataaatctggaaggcattatgctgagtgaaattagtcagtcgcaaaaggataaatattatatgagaccactattataagaactcaagaaaaggtttaaatgcagaagaaaacattctttgatggttgcaagagtggggagggagggagatgggtattcactaactagatggtggtagacaagaattattttaggtgaagggaaggacaacacataatataggggaagtcagcacaactggactaaaccaaaagctaagaagcttcctgaatacaaccaaacactttgaggggcagagtaacaggggcaggggtttggggaccatggtttcaggagacatctaggtcaactggcgtaacaaagtttattaagaaaatgttctgcatccactttggtgaatgcaagcagccatctaagatgcaccaattggtcccaacccacttggaacatagtaaaatgaagaacaccaaagacacaaggaaaatatgagcccaagaaacagaaagggccacataaaccagagactccatcagcctgagaccagaagaaatagatggtgctaccaccaatgaccgccctgacaggaaacacagcagagagtccctgatggagcaggagaaaagtggggtgcagaactcgaaTTCTAGTaataagagcagacttaatggtctgactgagactggagggaccccagaagacatggtccccatactctctgttagcccaaaactaaaaccaaatgatcctggtgaggagtgtgcttcttagctcaggtagatacgtgaaactaagtgggcagctcctgtccggaggcaagataagaaggcagagggggacaggagttggttgaatggacacaggaaatacagggtggagaggaggagtgtgctgtcacattatagggagagcaactagggtcacataacaatgtgtgcataaatttttgtgtgagaaactgacttgaattgtaaactctcatttaaagcacaataaatatatatatatatatatggtgatTTTCTGCTCTCTAGGTAATCCTAAATATGTGAATAGGTTTCACAGTGATGTGatataaaggtaaaataaaatatcaatatTTTACCTTCCATGATATTATACTGCACTGTACAATTAATTAttgatactgttgttgttaggtgctgttgagtcacttcagacccatagggaccctatgtacaaaagagcaaaacactgcctggtcctgcaccaacctctcaatcattgttatgcttgaacccactgttgcagccactgcgtcaatccatcttgtttttcaaggaccctctactttaccaggcatgatatccttctccagggactggtccctcctgataacatatgcaaagtatgtgagatgtagtctcgccatccttgcttctaaggagcattctgactgtacctcttccaagacagatttgtttgttcttctggaagtccatggtatattcaatattcttctccaacgccataattcaaaggtatcaattcttctttggtcctccttattcattgtccagttgtcacatgtgtatgaggcaattgaaaataccatggcttcagtcaggtacaccttagtcctcaaagtgacatcttttctttttaacagtttaaagaggtcttttgcagcacatttgcccaatgcaatgtgtcatttgattttttgactgctgcttccatgggtgttgactgtggatccaagaaaatgaaatccttgacaacttcaatcttttcttcatttcttgatgttgcttattggtccagttgtgaggatttttgttttcttgatgttgaggtgtaattcataccaaaggctgtggtctttgatcttcatcagtaagtgcttcaagtcctcttcactctcagcaa
The DNA window shown above is from Elephas maximus indicus isolate mEleMax1 chromosome 4, mEleMax1 primary haplotype, whole genome shotgun sequence and carries:
- the STYK1 gene encoding tyrosine-protein kinase STYK1 codes for the protein MARRLLECSLSDKLCVVQQKQYEVIIVPTLLVGAFLILLGVILWLFIREQRSQQQTSGLHGISPMPSTRDPSCEAAGFGGNVFGQLETSVESLLRATTPALAKLQVPREHLSEVLEQIHNGSYGAIYRAKMHTGDPAKSKSVVIKALREPARLQEIQDFLGRIKFYQYLGKHKNLVQLEGCCTERLPLYMVLEYVAQGDLLSFLWTCRRDVMTMDGLLYDLTEKQVYHIGKQVLLALEFLQDKRLFHGDVAARNILIQCDLTAKLCGLGLAYEVHAQGAISSTQTIPLKWLAPERLLLRPAGIRGDIWSFGILLYEMVTLGAPPYPEVPPTSILQYLQRRNIMKRPSSCTHTMYNLMKSCWRWSEDSRPSPRDLRLRLEAAARTANDKAVLQVPELVVPELYADVAGISVDSLHYNYTIL